The segment TTCACGCCCCCTTCCCCCAACCTGGGCATTAATGCGCCTTAGCACATCCGCCAAGAACGGGCCTTGAGCACCACAGGCACTGGCACTGCCGACTTCTTCGTGATCGTTAGCCACCAACAAAGCGCCTTGGCTGCCATCGCAAGCCAAGAGTGCCTCTAACCCGATGAAGCACGAGAGTAGATTATCCAACCGAGCACTCGCCACTAGCTCTTGCTTAACACCGACTAGCGAAGGTGGCTGAACATCGTAAAAGCCTAATTCAAAATCAACCACTTCCACAGCACGCATGCCGTGCTGCTCTTCTAACCACTGCGCCACCAGCTCGCCTAGCGTCGCCGACTCGCTCTGCATTAAAACTGGCGCCATTTGCGTCTGCGGATTAATCGGGCGGCCACTGTTTACATCACGATCAAGGTGAATCGCCAGGCTCGGCACCATGGCAATAGGTCGGGCGATATTGAGCAATACGCTTTCCAGACGACCATCGGCATGGCGTACATGCACTCGCCCTGCCAGCCCCAGGTCACGGTCAAACCAAGGCGCTAACAACACACCACCATAAACCTGCACACCTAACTGTAGCCAGCCTGCGGAGCACTGCGTGGCGTTAGGCTTTAGATGCAGACCCGGGCTATCGGTGTGGGCACCGATCATACGCAGCGCAGTTAATTGAGTTTCTGGCAACTGAAAAGCAATAATCGCGGAGTCATTACGGGTAACGTAGTAGCGCTTGCCTGGTGTAAGCTGCCAATTGGCCTTCTCTTCCAGCCGCTGAAAACCGGCTTGCTCCAACCGCGAAGCCATATTGCCTGCCGCATGCCACGGGGTCGGTGATTGGCGCAGAAAATCGCATAACCGCGTTAAACGATCAGCGTTGAAAGTCTCGGACATGGAAATCCTCATAACAGTAATGATTGAGTCTCATCGCGCAGGCGACCTGCTACAATACTCCCTCGACCTACGCAACTCATGGGTCATATGCGAGTCTAGGGAAGAATGAGTGTACACAAATCCGGGAGAGCTTGACTGATGAGCTTGTTTGCAACGCTTTCGCGTTCAGTCGCCCTGGCTGTCATGCTGGTTGTTACCAGCCCAGCCGCCTTGGCGCAACTTGAGCCGACCGACGAACAACGCCAGGCGGCAGTGGAAATAGCGGACTCGCTCCGCTACGGCCATTATGCCGATATTACTTTTGACGAAGCGTGGTCGCAGGATGCTTTCCAACGCTATTTGGATATTCTGGACGGCCAGCGAGCCTACCTGTTGCGCAGTGACATCGAGCCCTATCGTCACTTAGAGACGGGCATGGCAGACGCTCTCTTCAATGGCGAGCTAGATGATGCGTTTGATCTCTATAACACTTTTAGTGATCGACAGCGGTCGCGC is part of the Halomonas alkaliantarctica genome and harbors:
- a CDS encoding M18 family aminopeptidase, encoding MSETFNADRLTRLCDFLRQSPTPWHAAGNMASRLEQAGFQRLEEKANWQLTPGKRYYVTRNDSAIIAFQLPETQLTALRMIGAHTDSPGLHLKPNATQCSAGWLQLGVQVYGGVLLAPWFDRDLGLAGRVHVRHADGRLESVLLNIARPIAMVPSLAIHLDRDVNSGRPINPQTQMAPVLMQSESATLGELVAQWLEEQHGMRAVEVVDFELGFYDVQPPSLVGVKQELVASARLDNLLSCFIGLEALLACDGSQGALLVANDHEEVGSASACGAQGPFLADVLRRINAQVGGRGREEGSEESLIQLIQSSLMISCDNAHALHPNFRDKHDERHGPAINGGPVIKVNSSQRYATNSVTGALFRDVCREVDVPVQSFVTRADMGCGSTIGPITATELGVPTIDVGVPQWAMHSIRETAGSKDVEYLTRALVGFLNRAKLS